A single window of Sphaerodactylus townsendi isolate TG3544 linkage group LG03, MPM_Stown_v2.3, whole genome shotgun sequence DNA harbors:
- the SMARCC2 gene encoding SWI/SNF complex subunit SMARCC2 isoform X5 encodes MAVRKKDGGPNVKYYEASDTVSQFDSARVWLGKNYKKYIQAEPPTNKSLSSLVVQLLQFQEEVFGKHVSNAPLTKLPIKCFLDFKAGGALCHILAAAYKFKSDQGWRRFDFQNPSRMDRNVEMFMTIEKSLVQNNCLSRPNIYLHPDIDPKLQAKLKDIIKRHQGTVTEDKNNASHIVFPVPGSLEEDCTYTEEWVRPIMKRDKQVLLHWGYYPDSYDTWIAASEIEAPVEDAPTAEKPRKVHAKWILDTDTFNEWMNEEDYEVNDEKNPVSRRKKISAKTLTDEINSPDSDRRDKKGGNYKKRKRSPSPSPTPESKKKNAKKGPSTPYTKSKRGHREEEQEDLTKDMDEPSPVPNVEEVTLPKTVNTKKDSESAPVKGGTMTDLDEPEDESVETAGKDEEENNAGNKGEQTKNPDLHEDNVTEQTHHIIIPSYAAWFDYNSVHAIERRALPEFFNGKNKSKTPEIYLAYRNFMIDTYRLNPQEYLTSTACRRNLAGDVCAIMRVHAFLEQWGLINYQVDAESRPTPMGPLPTSHFHVLADTPSGLVPLQPKTPQSRQSDSDTKAGRKTKEIEDLVTETVKGKPEMQTTASQQMLNFPDKGKEKPPDMQNFGLRTDMYTKKNAPSKSKAAASATREWTEQETLLLLEALEMYKDDWNKVSEHVGSRTQDECILHFLRLPIEDPYLEDSEASLGPLAYQPIPFSQSGNPVMSTVAFLASVVDPRVASAAAKSALEEFSKMKEEVPTALVEAHVRKVEEAAKVTGKADPAFGLESSGIAGTTSDELERIGEGGERGAFRASTREVPSLDLAPCAVGTKKGAETQETRAGLASGLELTLNRLAQEESCTDENRAEPQPSEEKKEEPREGSLEEEVKEKLGEVPRKEEDKSKEADGEKEMDKNEGDPMADGDREKEPKDGQEEGPKDLSETDGERKTKVERDIGEGNLSTAAAAALAAAAVKAKHLAAVEERKIKSLVALLVETQMKKLEIKLRHFEELETIMDREREALEYQRQQLLADRQAFHMEQLKYAEMRARQQHFQQMHQQQQQQPPPPSLPTGSQSLPTSGAPLALAAHSMPASQTPVPATSSLGQPSSLAQTEQIGQPVAVQPQPAAAGAPQTGPSQTGQPSAGSHAQPPFPSQQPSSQLLPGAVPASVLPAMADQGPSLPPDPLAPSPSTATPVPPTQ; translated from the exons TATATCCAAGCAGAGCCACCCACCAATAAGTCATTGTCCAGCCTAGTGGTGCAACTGTTGCAGTTCCAAGAGGAAGTGTTTGGGAAACATGTCAGTAATGCGCCTCTCACAAAGTTACCG atcAAATGTTTCTTAGATTTCAAAGCTGGTGGTGCTCTCTGTCACATCCTAGCAGCAGCTTATAAATTCAAGAGTGACCAAGGATG GCGGCGTTTCGATTTCCAGAATCCATCACGGATGGATCGCAATGTGGAGATGTTCATGACCATTGAAAAATCATTAGTTCAG AACAATTGCCTCTCCCGGCCTAACATCTATTTGCATCCAGACATCGACCCTAAATTGCAGGCCAAACTGAAAGacatcatcaaaaggcaccag ggAACAGTAACAGAAGATAAGAATAATGCTTCCCATATTGTCTTTCCTGTTCCTGGTAGCCTCGAGGAAG atTGTACATATACAG AAGAATGGGTTCGGCCCATCATGAAGAGAGACAAACAGGTTCTTCTGCACTGGGGTTACTACCCTGACAG CTATGACACTTGGATTGCAGCAAGCGAAATCGAAGCTCCTGTGGAAGATGCTCCAACAGCTGAGAAACCCCGGAAG GTCCATGCCAAGTGGATCCTAGACACAGATACTTTCAACGAGTGGATGAATGAAGAAGACTATGAGGTGAACGATGAGAAGAACCCCGTCTCTCGTAGGAAGAAAATTTCTGCCAAGACACTCACAGATGAG ATTAATAGTCCTGACTCAGACCGACGAGACAAGAAGGGGGGAAACTATAAAAAAAGGAAacgttctccctccccttcacccaCTCCAGAATCCAAGAAGAAGAATGCCAAGAAAGG GCCTTCCACTCCTTATACCAAATCAAAGCGTGGACATCGGGAAGAGGAGCAAGAGGACCTCACAAAAGACATGGACGAGCCTTCTCCTGTCCCCAATGTTGAAGAAGTCACACTACCAAAAACAG TGAACACCAAGAAAGACTCCGAATCTGCTCCTGTGAAGGGTGGCACCATGACTGATTTGG ATGAACCAGAGGATGAGAGCGTGGAGACTGCAGGAAAG GATGAAGAAGAGAACAATGCTGGCAACAAAGGAGAGCAGACAAAGAATCCCGACCTTCATGAAGACAACGTGACAGAACAGACCCATCACATTATCATCCCCAGTTACGCAGCCTGGTTCGACTATAACAG TGTTCATGCCATTGAACGAAGAGCCCTTCCAGAGTTTTTCAACGGCAAAAACAAGTCCAAGACTCCTGAAAT CTACTTGGCATACCGCAATTTCATGATTGACACATACCGGCTCAATCCGCAGGAGTACCTAACCTCCACTGCCTGTCGCCGCAATCTGGCTGGAGATGTCTGTGCCATCATGAG GGTCCATGCCTTCCTAGAACAGTGGGGACTCATTAATTATCAAGTGGATGCTGAGAGCCGGCCAACACCAATGGGACCACTACCTACGTCTCATTTCCACGTTCTGGCTGACACTCCTTCAGGGTTGGTGCCACTGCAGCCTAAGACACCCCAG AGCCGTCAGAGCGACAGCGACACCAAGGCTGGTCGGAAAACCAAGGAGATTGAGGACCTTGTCACAGAGACGGTGAAAGGGAAACCTGAAATG cagaccacAGCTTCCCAGCAGATGTTGAACTTCCCGGACAAAGGCAAGGAGAAGCCACCAGACATGCAAAACTTTGGACTGCGCACTGACATGTACACCAAGAAGAATGCTCCCTCTAAG AGCAAAGCTGCTGCCAGTGCTACTCGTGAGTGGACAGAGCAGGAGACGCTGCTGCTGCTAGAG GCCTTGGAGATGTACAAGGATGACTGGAACAAGGTTTCCGAGCACGTTGGCAGCCGCACTCAGGACGAGTGCATTCTACACTTCCTGCGTCTCCCCATTGAGGACCCTTACCTGGAGGACTCAGAGGCCTCCCTTGGACCCTTAGCCTACCAGCCCATCCCCTTCAGCCAGTCAGGCAACCCTGTCATGAGCACGGTGGCATTCCTGGCTTCTGTCGTGGACCCTCGTGTAGCATCTGCAGCAGCCAAGTCGGCCCTAG AGGAGTTTTCCAAGATGAAGGAAGAGGTGCCTACAGCCTTGGTCGAAGCTCACGTCCGTAAGGTGGAGGAAGCCGCCAAAGTGACAGGCAAGGCAGACCCGGCATTTGGGCTGGAGAGCAGCGGAATTGCAGGGACCACATCCGATGAACTGGAGAGAATAGGTGAGGGGGGCGAGCGGGGCGCCTTCCGCGCTTCAACCCGTGAAGTGCCCTCGTTGGACCTCGCCCCGTGTGCGGTGGGGACTAAGAAGGGTGCCGAGACGCAAGAGACCAGAGCCGGCCTGGCTTCCGGCCTGGAGCTCACACTCAATCGCCTGGCTCAGG AAGAGAGCTGCACAGATGAGAATCGGGCAGAACCACAACCAtcagaggagaagaaagag GAGCCAAGAGAAGGATCCTTGGAGGAAGAAGTGAAAGAGAAACTCGGAGAAGTGCCTAGGAAAGAAGAGGATAAGAGCAAAGAGGCTGATGGAGAGAAGGAAATGGACAAGAACGAGGGGGATCCTATGG CTGATGGAGACAGGGAGAAAGAGCCCAAAGATGGCCAGGAAGAGGGACCCAAGGATCTTTCCGAGACTGATGGTGAACGGAAGACCAAGGTGGAGAGGGACATTGGTGAAGGTAACCTCTccactgcagcagctgctgctctggCTGCTGCAGCAGTAAAGGCAAAG CACTTGGCAGCAGTGGAAGAGCGTAAGATCAAGTCCCTGGTGGCCTTGCTGGTGGAGACACAGATGAAGAAACTTGAGATCAAGTTGAGGCACTTTGAGGAGCTGGAGACCATCATGGATCGGGAGCGTGAGGCA CTGGAGTACCAGAGACAGCAGCTCCTGGCTGACCGACAAGCCTTCCACATGGAGCAGCTCAAGTATGCAGAGATGCGCGCTCGTCAGCAGCATTTTCAACAAATgcatcagcagcagcaacagcagccgccGCCACCTTCTCTCCCCACTGGCTCACAGTCCCTCCCGACCTCGGGAGCTCCCCTGGCACTAGCTGCTCATTCCATGCCTGCCTCCCAGACACCTGTGCCAGCCACCAGCTCTTTAGGTCAGCCCAGCAGCCTGGCTCAGACAGAACAGATCGGGCAGCCAGTGGCGGTTCAGCCACAACCAGCAGCCGCTGGAGCACCACAAACAGGGCCCAGTCAAACTGGGCAGCCTTCTGCAGGTTCTCATG
- the SMARCC2 gene encoding SWI/SNF complex subunit SMARCC2 isoform X3: MAVRKKDGGPNVKYYEASDTVSQFDSARVWLGKNYKKYIQAEPPTNKSLSSLVVQLLQFQEEVFGKHVSNAPLTKLPIKCFLDFKAGGALCHILAAAYKFKSDQGWRRFDFQNPSRMDRNVEMFMTIEKSLVQNNCLSRPNIYLHPDIDPKLQAKLKDIIKRHQGTVTEDKNNASHIVFPVPGSLEEDCTYTEEWVRPIMKRDKQVLLHWGYYPDSYDTWIAASEIEAPVEDAPTAEKPRKVHAKWILDTDTFNEWMNEEDYEVNDEKNPVSRRKKISAKTLTDEINSPDSDRRDKKGGNYKKRKRSPSPSPTPESKKKNAKKGPSTPYTKSKRGHREEEQEDLTKDMDEPSPVPNVEEVTLPKTVNTKKDSESAPVKGGTMTDLDEPEDESVETAGKDEEENNAGNKGEQTKNPDLHEDNVTEQTHHIIIPSYAAWFDYNSVHAIERRALPEFFNGKNKSKTPEIYLAYRNFMIDTYRLNPQEYLTSTACRRNLAGDVCAIMRVHAFLEQWGLINYQVDAESRPTPMGPLPTSHFHVLADTPSGLVPLQPKTPQSRQSDSDTKAGRKTKEIEDLVTETVKGKPEMQTTASQQMLNFPDKGKEKPPDMQNFGLRTDMYTKKNAPSKSKAAASATREWTEQETLLLLEALEMYKDDWNKVSEHVGSRTQDECILHFLRLPIEDPYLEDSEASLGPLAYQPIPFSQSGNPVMSTVAFLASVVDPRVASAAAKSALEEFSKMKEEVPTALVEAHVRKVEEAAKVTGKADPAFGLESSGIAGTTSDELERIGEGGERGAFRASTREVPSLDLAPCAVGTKKGAETQETRAGLASGLELTLNRLAQESCTDENRAEPQPSEEKKEVKEPREGSLEEEVKEKLGEVPRKEEDKSKEADGEKEMDKNEGDPMADGDREKEPKDGQEEGPKDLSETDGERKTKVERDIGEGNLSTAAAAALAAAAVKAKHLAAVEERKIKSLVALLVETQMKKLEIKLRHFEELETIMDREREALEYQRQQLLADRQAFHMEQLKYAEMRARQQHFQQMHQQQQQQPPPPSLPTGSQSLPTSGAPLALAAHSMPASQTPVPATSSLGQPSSLAQTEQIGQPVAVQPQPAAAGAPQTGPSQTGQPSAGSHAQPPFPSQQPSSQLLPGAVPASVLPAMADQGPSLPPDPLAPSPSTATPVPPTQ, translated from the exons TATATCCAAGCAGAGCCACCCACCAATAAGTCATTGTCCAGCCTAGTGGTGCAACTGTTGCAGTTCCAAGAGGAAGTGTTTGGGAAACATGTCAGTAATGCGCCTCTCACAAAGTTACCG atcAAATGTTTCTTAGATTTCAAAGCTGGTGGTGCTCTCTGTCACATCCTAGCAGCAGCTTATAAATTCAAGAGTGACCAAGGATG GCGGCGTTTCGATTTCCAGAATCCATCACGGATGGATCGCAATGTGGAGATGTTCATGACCATTGAAAAATCATTAGTTCAG AACAATTGCCTCTCCCGGCCTAACATCTATTTGCATCCAGACATCGACCCTAAATTGCAGGCCAAACTGAAAGacatcatcaaaaggcaccag ggAACAGTAACAGAAGATAAGAATAATGCTTCCCATATTGTCTTTCCTGTTCCTGGTAGCCTCGAGGAAG atTGTACATATACAG AAGAATGGGTTCGGCCCATCATGAAGAGAGACAAACAGGTTCTTCTGCACTGGGGTTACTACCCTGACAG CTATGACACTTGGATTGCAGCAAGCGAAATCGAAGCTCCTGTGGAAGATGCTCCAACAGCTGAGAAACCCCGGAAG GTCCATGCCAAGTGGATCCTAGACACAGATACTTTCAACGAGTGGATGAATGAAGAAGACTATGAGGTGAACGATGAGAAGAACCCCGTCTCTCGTAGGAAGAAAATTTCTGCCAAGACACTCACAGATGAG ATTAATAGTCCTGACTCAGACCGACGAGACAAGAAGGGGGGAAACTATAAAAAAAGGAAacgttctccctccccttcacccaCTCCAGAATCCAAGAAGAAGAATGCCAAGAAAGG GCCTTCCACTCCTTATACCAAATCAAAGCGTGGACATCGGGAAGAGGAGCAAGAGGACCTCACAAAAGACATGGACGAGCCTTCTCCTGTCCCCAATGTTGAAGAAGTCACACTACCAAAAACAG TGAACACCAAGAAAGACTCCGAATCTGCTCCTGTGAAGGGTGGCACCATGACTGATTTGG ATGAACCAGAGGATGAGAGCGTGGAGACTGCAGGAAAG GATGAAGAAGAGAACAATGCTGGCAACAAAGGAGAGCAGACAAAGAATCCCGACCTTCATGAAGACAACGTGACAGAACAGACCCATCACATTATCATCCCCAGTTACGCAGCCTGGTTCGACTATAACAG TGTTCATGCCATTGAACGAAGAGCCCTTCCAGAGTTTTTCAACGGCAAAAACAAGTCCAAGACTCCTGAAAT CTACTTGGCATACCGCAATTTCATGATTGACACATACCGGCTCAATCCGCAGGAGTACCTAACCTCCACTGCCTGTCGCCGCAATCTGGCTGGAGATGTCTGTGCCATCATGAG GGTCCATGCCTTCCTAGAACAGTGGGGACTCATTAATTATCAAGTGGATGCTGAGAGCCGGCCAACACCAATGGGACCACTACCTACGTCTCATTTCCACGTTCTGGCTGACACTCCTTCAGGGTTGGTGCCACTGCAGCCTAAGACACCCCAG AGCCGTCAGAGCGACAGCGACACCAAGGCTGGTCGGAAAACCAAGGAGATTGAGGACCTTGTCACAGAGACGGTGAAAGGGAAACCTGAAATG cagaccacAGCTTCCCAGCAGATGTTGAACTTCCCGGACAAAGGCAAGGAGAAGCCACCAGACATGCAAAACTTTGGACTGCGCACTGACATGTACACCAAGAAGAATGCTCCCTCTAAG AGCAAAGCTGCTGCCAGTGCTACTCGTGAGTGGACAGAGCAGGAGACGCTGCTGCTGCTAGAG GCCTTGGAGATGTACAAGGATGACTGGAACAAGGTTTCCGAGCACGTTGGCAGCCGCACTCAGGACGAGTGCATTCTACACTTCCTGCGTCTCCCCATTGAGGACCCTTACCTGGAGGACTCAGAGGCCTCCCTTGGACCCTTAGCCTACCAGCCCATCCCCTTCAGCCAGTCAGGCAACCCTGTCATGAGCACGGTGGCATTCCTGGCTTCTGTCGTGGACCCTCGTGTAGCATCTGCAGCAGCCAAGTCGGCCCTAG AGGAGTTTTCCAAGATGAAGGAAGAGGTGCCTACAGCCTTGGTCGAAGCTCACGTCCGTAAGGTGGAGGAAGCCGCCAAAGTGACAGGCAAGGCAGACCCGGCATTTGGGCTGGAGAGCAGCGGAATTGCAGGGACCACATCCGATGAACTGGAGAGAATAGGTGAGGGGGGCGAGCGGGGCGCCTTCCGCGCTTCAACCCGTGAAGTGCCCTCGTTGGACCTCGCCCCGTGTGCGGTGGGGACTAAGAAGGGTGCCGAGACGCAAGAGACCAGAGCCGGCCTGGCTTCCGGCCTGGAGCTCACACTCAATCGCCTGGCTCAGG AGAGCTGCACAGATGAGAATCGGGCAGAACCACAACCAtcagaggagaagaaagaggtgAAG GAGCCAAGAGAAGGATCCTTGGAGGAAGAAGTGAAAGAGAAACTCGGAGAAGTGCCTAGGAAAGAAGAGGATAAGAGCAAAGAGGCTGATGGAGAGAAGGAAATGGACAAGAACGAGGGGGATCCTATGG CTGATGGAGACAGGGAGAAAGAGCCCAAAGATGGCCAGGAAGAGGGACCCAAGGATCTTTCCGAGACTGATGGTGAACGGAAGACCAAGGTGGAGAGGGACATTGGTGAAGGTAACCTCTccactgcagcagctgctgctctggCTGCTGCAGCAGTAAAGGCAAAG CACTTGGCAGCAGTGGAAGAGCGTAAGATCAAGTCCCTGGTGGCCTTGCTGGTGGAGACACAGATGAAGAAACTTGAGATCAAGTTGAGGCACTTTGAGGAGCTGGAGACCATCATGGATCGGGAGCGTGAGGCA CTGGAGTACCAGAGACAGCAGCTCCTGGCTGACCGACAAGCCTTCCACATGGAGCAGCTCAAGTATGCAGAGATGCGCGCTCGTCAGCAGCATTTTCAACAAATgcatcagcagcagcaacagcagccgccGCCACCTTCTCTCCCCACTGGCTCACAGTCCCTCCCGACCTCGGGAGCTCCCCTGGCACTAGCTGCTCATTCCATGCCTGCCTCCCAGACACCTGTGCCAGCCACCAGCTCTTTAGGTCAGCCCAGCAGCCTGGCTCAGACAGAACAGATCGGGCAGCCAGTGGCGGTTCAGCCACAACCAGCAGCCGCTGGAGCACCACAAACAGGGCCCAGTCAAACTGGGCAGCCTTCTGCAGGTTCTCATG
- the SMARCC2 gene encoding SWI/SNF complex subunit SMARCC2 isoform X6 encodes MAVRKKDGGPNVKYYEASDTVSQFDSARVWLGKNYKKYIQAEPPTNKSLSSLVVQLLQFQEEVFGKHVSNAPLTKLPIKCFLDFKAGGALCHILAAAYKFKSDQGWRRFDFQNPSRMDRNVEMFMTIEKSLVQNNCLSRPNIYLHPDIDPKLQAKLKDIIKRHQGTVTEDKNNASHIVFPVPGSLEEDCTYTEEWVRPIMKRDKQVLLHWGYYPDSYDTWIAASEIEAPVEDAPTAEKPRKVHAKWILDTDTFNEWMNEEDYEVNDEKNPVSRRKKISAKTLTDEINSPDSDRRDKKGGNYKKRKRSPSPSPTPESKKKNAKKGPSTPYTKSKRGHREEEQEDLTKDMDEPSPVPNVEEVTLPKTVNTKKDSESAPVKGGTMTDLDEPEDESVETAGKDEEENNAGNKGEQTKNPDLHEDNVTEQTHHIIIPSYAAWFDYNSVHAIERRALPEFFNGKNKSKTPEIYLAYRNFMIDTYRLNPQEYLTSTACRRNLAGDVCAIMRVHAFLEQWGLINYQVDAESRPTPMGPLPTSHFHVLADTPSGLVPLQPKTPQSRQSDSDTKAGRKTKEIEDLVTETVKGKPEMQTTASQQMLNFPDKGKEKPPDMQNFGLRTDMYTKKNAPSKSKAAASATREWTEQETLLLLEALEMYKDDWNKVSEHVGSRTQDECILHFLRLPIEDPYLEDSEASLGPLAYQPIPFSQSGNPVMSTVAFLASVVDPRVASAAAKSALEEFSKMKEEVPTALVEAHVRKVEEAAKVTGKADPAFGLESSGIAGTTSDELERIGEGGERGAFRASTREVPSLDLAPCAVGTKKGAETQETRAGLASGLELTLNRLAQESCTDENRAEPQPSEEKKEEPREGSLEEEVKEKLGEVPRKEEDKSKEADGEKEMDKNEGDPMADGDREKEPKDGQEEGPKDLSETDGERKTKVERDIGEGNLSTAAAAALAAAAVKAKHLAAVEERKIKSLVALLVETQMKKLEIKLRHFEELETIMDREREALEYQRQQLLADRQAFHMEQLKYAEMRARQQHFQQMHQQQQQQPPPPSLPTGSQSLPTSGAPLALAAHSMPASQTPVPATSSLGQPSSLAQTEQIGQPVAVQPQPAAAGAPQTGPSQTGQPSAGSHAQPPFPSQQPSSQLLPGAVPASVLPAMADQGPSLPPDPLAPSPSTATPVPPTQ; translated from the exons TATATCCAAGCAGAGCCACCCACCAATAAGTCATTGTCCAGCCTAGTGGTGCAACTGTTGCAGTTCCAAGAGGAAGTGTTTGGGAAACATGTCAGTAATGCGCCTCTCACAAAGTTACCG atcAAATGTTTCTTAGATTTCAAAGCTGGTGGTGCTCTCTGTCACATCCTAGCAGCAGCTTATAAATTCAAGAGTGACCAAGGATG GCGGCGTTTCGATTTCCAGAATCCATCACGGATGGATCGCAATGTGGAGATGTTCATGACCATTGAAAAATCATTAGTTCAG AACAATTGCCTCTCCCGGCCTAACATCTATTTGCATCCAGACATCGACCCTAAATTGCAGGCCAAACTGAAAGacatcatcaaaaggcaccag ggAACAGTAACAGAAGATAAGAATAATGCTTCCCATATTGTCTTTCCTGTTCCTGGTAGCCTCGAGGAAG atTGTACATATACAG AAGAATGGGTTCGGCCCATCATGAAGAGAGACAAACAGGTTCTTCTGCACTGGGGTTACTACCCTGACAG CTATGACACTTGGATTGCAGCAAGCGAAATCGAAGCTCCTGTGGAAGATGCTCCAACAGCTGAGAAACCCCGGAAG GTCCATGCCAAGTGGATCCTAGACACAGATACTTTCAACGAGTGGATGAATGAAGAAGACTATGAGGTGAACGATGAGAAGAACCCCGTCTCTCGTAGGAAGAAAATTTCTGCCAAGACACTCACAGATGAG ATTAATAGTCCTGACTCAGACCGACGAGACAAGAAGGGGGGAAACTATAAAAAAAGGAAacgttctccctccccttcacccaCTCCAGAATCCAAGAAGAAGAATGCCAAGAAAGG GCCTTCCACTCCTTATACCAAATCAAAGCGTGGACATCGGGAAGAGGAGCAAGAGGACCTCACAAAAGACATGGACGAGCCTTCTCCTGTCCCCAATGTTGAAGAAGTCACACTACCAAAAACAG TGAACACCAAGAAAGACTCCGAATCTGCTCCTGTGAAGGGTGGCACCATGACTGATTTGG ATGAACCAGAGGATGAGAGCGTGGAGACTGCAGGAAAG GATGAAGAAGAGAACAATGCTGGCAACAAAGGAGAGCAGACAAAGAATCCCGACCTTCATGAAGACAACGTGACAGAACAGACCCATCACATTATCATCCCCAGTTACGCAGCCTGGTTCGACTATAACAG TGTTCATGCCATTGAACGAAGAGCCCTTCCAGAGTTTTTCAACGGCAAAAACAAGTCCAAGACTCCTGAAAT CTACTTGGCATACCGCAATTTCATGATTGACACATACCGGCTCAATCCGCAGGAGTACCTAACCTCCACTGCCTGTCGCCGCAATCTGGCTGGAGATGTCTGTGCCATCATGAG GGTCCATGCCTTCCTAGAACAGTGGGGACTCATTAATTATCAAGTGGATGCTGAGAGCCGGCCAACACCAATGGGACCACTACCTACGTCTCATTTCCACGTTCTGGCTGACACTCCTTCAGGGTTGGTGCCACTGCAGCCTAAGACACCCCAG AGCCGTCAGAGCGACAGCGACACCAAGGCTGGTCGGAAAACCAAGGAGATTGAGGACCTTGTCACAGAGACGGTGAAAGGGAAACCTGAAATG cagaccacAGCTTCCCAGCAGATGTTGAACTTCCCGGACAAAGGCAAGGAGAAGCCACCAGACATGCAAAACTTTGGACTGCGCACTGACATGTACACCAAGAAGAATGCTCCCTCTAAG AGCAAAGCTGCTGCCAGTGCTACTCGTGAGTGGACAGAGCAGGAGACGCTGCTGCTGCTAGAG GCCTTGGAGATGTACAAGGATGACTGGAACAAGGTTTCCGAGCACGTTGGCAGCCGCACTCAGGACGAGTGCATTCTACACTTCCTGCGTCTCCCCATTGAGGACCCTTACCTGGAGGACTCAGAGGCCTCCCTTGGACCCTTAGCCTACCAGCCCATCCCCTTCAGCCAGTCAGGCAACCCTGTCATGAGCACGGTGGCATTCCTGGCTTCTGTCGTGGACCCTCGTGTAGCATCTGCAGCAGCCAAGTCGGCCCTAG AGGAGTTTTCCAAGATGAAGGAAGAGGTGCCTACAGCCTTGGTCGAAGCTCACGTCCGTAAGGTGGAGGAAGCCGCCAAAGTGACAGGCAAGGCAGACCCGGCATTTGGGCTGGAGAGCAGCGGAATTGCAGGGACCACATCCGATGAACTGGAGAGAATAGGTGAGGGGGGCGAGCGGGGCGCCTTCCGCGCTTCAACCCGTGAAGTGCCCTCGTTGGACCTCGCCCCGTGTGCGGTGGGGACTAAGAAGGGTGCCGAGACGCAAGAGACCAGAGCCGGCCTGGCTTCCGGCCTGGAGCTCACACTCAATCGCCTGGCTCAGG AGAGCTGCACAGATGAGAATCGGGCAGAACCACAACCAtcagaggagaagaaagag GAGCCAAGAGAAGGATCCTTGGAGGAAGAAGTGAAAGAGAAACTCGGAGAAGTGCCTAGGAAAGAAGAGGATAAGAGCAAAGAGGCTGATGGAGAGAAGGAAATGGACAAGAACGAGGGGGATCCTATGG CTGATGGAGACAGGGAGAAAGAGCCCAAAGATGGCCAGGAAGAGGGACCCAAGGATCTTTCCGAGACTGATGGTGAACGGAAGACCAAGGTGGAGAGGGACATTGGTGAAGGTAACCTCTccactgcagcagctgctgctctggCTGCTGCAGCAGTAAAGGCAAAG CACTTGGCAGCAGTGGAAGAGCGTAAGATCAAGTCCCTGGTGGCCTTGCTGGTGGAGACACAGATGAAGAAACTTGAGATCAAGTTGAGGCACTTTGAGGAGCTGGAGACCATCATGGATCGGGAGCGTGAGGCA CTGGAGTACCAGAGACAGCAGCTCCTGGCTGACCGACAAGCCTTCCACATGGAGCAGCTCAAGTATGCAGAGATGCGCGCTCGTCAGCAGCATTTTCAACAAATgcatcagcagcagcaacagcagccgccGCCACCTTCTCTCCCCACTGGCTCACAGTCCCTCCCGACCTCGGGAGCTCCCCTGGCACTAGCTGCTCATTCCATGCCTGCCTCCCAGACACCTGTGCCAGCCACCAGCTCTTTAGGTCAGCCCAGCAGCCTGGCTCAGACAGAACAGATCGGGCAGCCAGTGGCGGTTCAGCCACAACCAGCAGCCGCTGGAGCACCACAAACAGGGCCCAGTCAAACTGGGCAGCCTTCTGCAGGTTCTCATG